Genomic segment of Candidatus Zixiibacteriota bacterium:
TCCTCGAAATTATTATAAACCGCCATTTTTAATCCGGGATCAGATTTTGTCTTTTATTAGTGATTCTTCAACAGTCATCAGTTATTCGCTTTTTTAATTCGTCATCCGTCATTTTATTATGGACTAATCGTTTCCACGTACTTGAGCTTTCCATCTTCGATTTTTAGGACCACTGCGGATTTCTTGGCATTTCGGTTTTCATCTATGGTGATAAGACCGGTAACTCCGGGGAAATCTTTGGTCTGGGCTAAAGCGTCCCGGATGCGCTCTCTATTGCCGGGTGTGTTTATCGCTTCCATCAGGGATTTTGCCTGAGTGTTTTGAAGGTAGGCATCCTTTATGTTTTTCTCATCCAAAATTCCGGACCTTTTTATGGCATCAAAGGCTATTCGAGCCGCATCATAACCCAGGGGCGCCATTGCATCCGGAATCTCGTTATATTTAGCTTTAAAATCGGCGAGGAATTTCTGCATTTCAGGCCTGGGGTCGTCTGGAGTGTAATGATTGCTGTAATAGGTATTTTCTAAGGCTTTCCCGCCTATCTCGATCAGGCGTGGAGAATCCCATCCATCTCCTCCGATCAAAGGAACTGTAATCCCTAAATCTCTTGCCTGGCGAGCAATTAAACCCACCTCCGTGTAATAGCCGGGGATAAATATGACCTCGGGTTTTTTCGCTTTTAGTGAGGTTAACTGGGCTCTGAACTCTATGTCTCCTTCAGAATAGGACTCCTCAGCTATGACCGTTCCGCCTAAATTCTTAAAAGTTTCTGTGAAAAACTGAGCTAAACCCACACTGTAGTCGTTTTTTATGTCTTTCAGTATCGCGGCTTTACTTACTTT
This window contains:
- a CDS encoding ABC transporter substrate-binding protein, yielding MKRNSEIWLGLALVVVGTLLFSCAKKEDVVILGEFGSLTGGTATFGKSTQKGIEMALEEVNKAGGIQGKPVRIVVEDDQSKPEEAATAVKKLVNQDKVLVVLGEVASSRSLAGAPICQEAKVPMITPASTNPKVTQVGDFIFRVCFIDPFQGEVMAKFARNTLKVSKAAILKDIKNDYSVGLAQFFTETFKNLGGTVIAEESYSEGDIEFRAQLTSLKAKKPEVIFIPGYYTEVGLIARQARDLGITVPLIGGDGWDSPRLIEIGGKALENTYYSNHYTPDDPRPEMQKFLADFKAKYNEIPDAMAPLGYDAARIAFDAIKRSGILDEKNIKDAYLQNTQAKSLMEAINTPGNRERIRDALAQTKDFPGVTGLITIDENRNAKKSAVVLKIEDGKLKYVETISP